A DNA window from Calliphora vicina chromosome 1, idCalVici1.1, whole genome shotgun sequence contains the following coding sequences:
- the sp3 gene encoding phosphatidylinositide phosphatase SAC2 isoform X1: MEVFQTDNFYIFVKREKSLWWNRTTSEFTIKAGWDLSSVDDIECIGITQGIVGVISLPNVYEPHLVIVKEATPIGVLYPPHLVYKIKSICLLSLDEPDAALPTCTRHASSSNTTPTHSRNSSTSSSINANLNSNANLTTAARPKLFEGNQLMNKTWGAVKSAGNTIKNTTQQAAALASNQVKSSVGIRDPSRIGKRITEELHKIFDDTDSFYFCFDHDISNNLQRHLPVGSTDQQTPDERFFWNMHMIKDIMALNDKTWILPIIQGFVQVEPCVIGNECFTLALVSRRSRHRAGTRYKRRGVDDKGNCANYVETEQILSFRHHQLAFTQVRGSVPIFWSQPGYKYRPPPRLDRGETETQDAFEIHFVKEIDIYEGVCIVNLVEQSGKEKLIGDAYAKHVLKYNNDRVVYVTFDFHDYCRGMHFENVSTLVEALAPEAGAMGFHWRDQRGVICNQKSVFRVNCMDCLDRTNVVQTAIGKAVLESQLVKLGLSPPYSPIPEQLKTPFMVLWANNGDIISRQYAGTNALKGDYTRTGERKISGMMKDGMNSANRYYLARFKDSYRQATIDLMLGNPVTPESLNALGGQAVPDDSDASEGAEHAKLLVEDCRKLLLGSAQYPVGAWGLIDADPNSGDINETEVDTILLLTDESYIVAEYDSHLDKIVRFEKVLLQNVTQIELGMYQQTKIFQGSSPAMLCIRINYTLEGADGYFHMFRSANIRFFNNTAYPIKTPEEISESMQSIVEMFRIALDNVGREDVRFTTGGNLQRRKSKNPLLEVPKQGLPRNLSESQLMQISSKAFSNVAGQFSKLGQSLNPNKSKQSASASSSAYNSKRTSPTSSNKTAQINPQVMRQSQTSIDKAIEATEKPMFTVGRQPKYSSGSDSEENDSSIYEPEIDSDTELAISAITAAEKVNFNNENNFLPSVGIVMGNAQEAAAATQQSPTSAGMQQFGDKDNHAKHLEDVSSISISSVANNVTFPTGLLENAPLVRPITPNPQICVQDDGGNFTADAMQQRSISPKDLKLPINSSKLNQFKSMTSPLTKIAKGVQNIGMNLDPRKIATKSGVLTPTTASAENSPPERGASNKLQLEEMWQESNCKTKLIAL; the protein is encoded by the exons ATGGAAGTATTTCAAACAgataatttttacatatttgtaaAGCGTGAAAAAAGTTTATGGTGGAATCGAACAACATCGGAATTTACAATTAAAGCag GTTGGGATCTGTCTTCGGTGGATGACATTGAATGTATTGGCATAACACAGGGCATAGTAGGTGTCATCTCGTTGCCCAATGTCTATGAACCACATCTAGTGATAGTTAAAGAGGCCACTCCCATTGGTGTTTTATATCCACCAcatttagtttataaaattaaatccaTCTGTTTATTAAGTTTGGATGAACCCGATGCTGCATTACCCACTTGCACTCGACATGCTAGCAGTTCCAATACCACACCCACGCACTCGAGAAACTCTTCAACTTCATCCTCCATAAATGCTAACCTTAATTCCAATGCTAATTTGACAACTGCTGCGAGGCCCAAGCTATTCGAGGGCAATCAGTTGATGAATAAAACCTGGGGTGCTGTTAAAAGTGCTGGCAATACTATTAAGAATACTACACAACAAGCGGCTGCCTTGGCCTCTAATCAAGTCAAATCATCGGTGGGTATACGAGATCCATCACGCATTGGCAAACGTATAACGGAGGAGTTGCATAAAATATTCGATGATACggatagtttttatttttgttttgatcatGACAtctcaaataatttacaaagACATTTGCCCGTGGGCTCAACGGATCAACAGACACCAGATGAGAGATTCTTTTGGAATATGCACATGATCAAGGATATTATGGCACTAAAT GATAAAACCTGGATTTTGCCCATCATACAAGGATTTGTTCAGGTGGAGCCTTGTGTTATAGGCAATGAATGTTTTACTTTGGCGTTGGTCTCTAGAAGGTCCAGGCATCGTGCTGGTACCCGTTATAAGCGACGCGGAGTTGATGACAAAGGAAATTGTGCCAATTATGTAGAAACAGAACAAATACTCTCATTCCGCCATCATCAATTGGCTTTTACACAAGTAAGAGGCTCGGTGCCAATATTTTGGTCACAGCCGGGCTACAAATATAGGCCACCACCACGTTTGGATAGGG GTGAAACTGAAACCCAGGACGCCTTTGAAATTCATTTCGTTAAGGAAATCGATATTTACGAAGGCGTGTGCATTGTTAATCTTGTGGAGCAGAGTGGCAAAGAGAAACTTATAGGTGATGCTTATGCCAAACATGTCTTGAAATACAATAACGATCGTGTCGTCTATGTGACCTTTGATTTTCATGATTATTGTCGTGGTATGCACTTTGAAAATGTCTCTACCCTTGTAGAAGCCCTAGCACCAGAAGCTGGTGCCATGGGTTTTCATTGGCGTGATCAACGTGGAGTTATCTGTAATCAAAAGTCAGTGTTTCGTGTTAATTGTATGGATTGTTTAGATCGCACAAATGTAGTGCAAACTGCTATAGGCAAAGCAGTTTTAGAATCACAACTAGTTAAATTGGGCCTATCTCCCCCCTATTCACCCATACCAGAACAGTTGAAAACCCCATTTATGGTATTATGGGCCAATAATGGCGATATTATAAGTCGTCAGTATGCGGGTACAAATGCTTTAAAG ggtGATTACACTCGCACGGGAGAACGTAAAATTAGTGGTATGATGAAGGATGGCATGAACTCAGCTAATCG TTATTACCTGGCTCGTTTTAAGGACAGCTATCGTCAGGCCACTATTGATTTAATGTTGGGCAATCCGGTTACCCCCGAATCTTTAAACGCCTTGGGGGGCCAAGCGGTCCCAGACGACAGCGATGCTTCAGAGGGCGCCGAACACGCAAAATTGCTTGTGGAGGATTGCCGTAAACTATTGTTGGGCTCAGCTCAATATCCAGTGGGTGCTTGGGGTCTTATAGATGCCGATCCTAA ttctgGTGACATAAATGAAACTGAAGTCGATACTATACTTTTGTTAACCGATGAAAGTTATATAGTGGCTGAATACGATTCACATTTAGATAAAATTGTGCGTTTTGAGAAGGTGTTGCTGCAAAATGTTACCCAAATTGAATTGGGCATGTATCAACAAACGAAAATCTTTCAAGGGTCTTCTCCGGCCATGCTATGTATAAGAATTAATTATACTTTAGAGGGTGCTGATGGTTATTTCCATATGTTTAGATCGGCTAATATACGATTCTTTAATAATACAGCTTATCCTATAAAAACTCCGGAGGAAATATCTG AATCTATGCAGTCTATTGTGGAAATGTTCCGTATTGCTTTGGATAATGTGGGTCGAGAAGATGTCAGATTTACCACAGGCGGTAATTTGCAAAGGCGTAAAAGCAAAAATCCTTTACTGGAGGTGCCAAAG cAAGGCTTGCCACGCAATCTGTCCGAATCTCAATTAATGCAAATAAGTTCAAAGGCATTTTCGAATGTCGCCGGTCAATTTTCCAAACTGGGTCAGTCCCTAAATCCTAATAAATCCAAACAAAGTGCATCCGCCTCATCATCGGCCTACAACTCAAAACGCACCTCACCTACATCCTCTAATAAAACAGCTCAAATAAATCCTCAAGTAATGCGTCAATCACAAACTTCTATTGATAAGGCCATTGAGGCAACAGAGAAACCCATGTTTACCGTTGGCCGACAACCCAAATACTCAAGTGGTTCAGATTCGGAGGAGAATGACAGCAGTATCTATGAACCAGAAATTGATTCCGACACTGAATTGGCCATATCTGCTATAACAGCAGCGGAAAAggttaattttaataatgaaaataatttcctACCCTCGGTGGGTATTGTCATGGGTAATGCTCAAGAGGCTGCCGCGGCAACTCAACAGTCACCCACATCTGCTGGTATGCAACAATTTGGCGATAAAGACAACCATGCCAAACATTTGGAAGATGTTTCGTCCATTTCTATATCGTCGGTGGCAAATAATGTGACATTTCCCACGGGTCTCTTGGAGAATGCACCGCTGGTAAGGCCCATAACACCAAATCCTCAAATTTGTGTGCAGGATGATGGGGGTAATTTTACAGCAGACGCTATGCAACAAAG ATCAATATCgccaaaagatttaaaattaccCATTAATAGCAGCAAAttaaatcaattcaaatcaaTGACAAGTCCTCTAACAAAAATAGCCAAAGGAGTACAAAATATTGGCATGAATTTGGATCCTAGAAAAATTGCCACCAAg TCTGGCGTTTTAACACCCACTACGGCTTCAGCTGAAAATTCTCCGCCCGAGCGTGGCGCTAGTAACAAACTGCAATTGGAGGAAATGTGGCAGGAGTCAAATTGTAAAACCAAATTAATTGCTTTGTAA
- the sp3 gene encoding phosphatidylinositide phosphatase SAC2 isoform X3, with product MEVFQTDNFYIFVKREKSLWWNRTTSEFTIKAGWDLSSVDDIECIGITQGIVGVISLPNVYEPHLVIVKEATPIGVLYPPHLVYKIKSICLLSLDEPDAALPTCTRHASSSNTTPTHSRNSSTSSSINANLNSNANLTTAARPKLFEGNQLMNKTWGAVKSAGNTIKNTTQQAAALASNQVKSSVGIRDPSRIGKRITEELHKIFDDTDSFYFCFDHDISNNLQRHLPVGSTDQQTPDERFFWNMHMIKDIMALNDKTWILPIIQGFVQVEPCVIGNECFTLALVSRRSRHRAGTRYKRRGVDDKGNCANYVETEQILSFRHHQLAFTQVRGSVPIFWSQPGYKYRPPPRLDRGETETQDAFEIHFVKEIDIYEGVCIVNLVEQSGKEKLIGDAYAKHVLKYNNDRVVYVTFDFHDYCRGMHFENVSTLVEALAPEAGAMGFHWRDQRGVICNQKSVFRVNCMDCLDRTNVVQTAIGKAVLESQLVKLGLSPPYSPIPEQLKTPFMVLWANNGDIISRQYAGTNALKGDYTRTGERKISGMMKDGMNSANRFFIQNFADTFRQCMIDLMQGQLNDAQQLKEDEVLRTMLLILCPSTPAPTRGYFYAGVLQPEIHLLENIIYTSYYLARFKDSYRQATIDLMLGNPVTPESLNALGGQAVPDDSDASEGAEHAKLLVEDCRKLLLGSAQYPVGAWGLIDADPNSGDINETEVDTILLLTDESYIVAEYDSHLDKIVRFEKVLLQNVTQIELGMYQQTKIFQGSSPAMLCIRINYTLEGADGYFHMFRSANIRFFNNTAYPIKTPEEISESMQSIVEMFRIALDNVGREDVRFTTGGNLQRRKSKNPLLEVPKQGLPRNLSESQLMQISSKAFSNVAGQFSKLGQSLNPNKSKQSASASSSAYNSKRTSPTSSNKTAQINPQVMRQSQTSIDKAIEATEKPMFTVGRQPKYSSGSDSEENDSSIYEPEIDSDTELAISAITAAEKVNFNNENNFLPSVGIVMGNAQEAAAATQQSPTSAGMQQFGDKDNHAKHLEDVSSISISSVANNVTFPTGLLENAPLVRPITPNPQICVQDDGGNFTADAMQQRSISPKDLKLPINSSKLNQFKSMTSPLTKIAKGVQNIGMNLDPRKIATKSGVLTPTTASAENSPPERGASNKLQLEEMWQESNCKTKLIAL from the exons ATGGAAGTATTTCAAACAgataatttttacatatttgtaaAGCGTGAAAAAAGTTTATGGTGGAATCGAACAACATCGGAATTTACAATTAAAGCag GTTGGGATCTGTCTTCGGTGGATGACATTGAATGTATTGGCATAACACAGGGCATAGTAGGTGTCATCTCGTTGCCCAATGTCTATGAACCACATCTAGTGATAGTTAAAGAGGCCACTCCCATTGGTGTTTTATATCCACCAcatttagtttataaaattaaatccaTCTGTTTATTAAGTTTGGATGAACCCGATGCTGCATTACCCACTTGCACTCGACATGCTAGCAGTTCCAATACCACACCCACGCACTCGAGAAACTCTTCAACTTCATCCTCCATAAATGCTAACCTTAATTCCAATGCTAATTTGACAACTGCTGCGAGGCCCAAGCTATTCGAGGGCAATCAGTTGATGAATAAAACCTGGGGTGCTGTTAAAAGTGCTGGCAATACTATTAAGAATACTACACAACAAGCGGCTGCCTTGGCCTCTAATCAAGTCAAATCATCGGTGGGTATACGAGATCCATCACGCATTGGCAAACGTATAACGGAGGAGTTGCATAAAATATTCGATGATACggatagtttttatttttgttttgatcatGACAtctcaaataatttacaaagACATTTGCCCGTGGGCTCAACGGATCAACAGACACCAGATGAGAGATTCTTTTGGAATATGCACATGATCAAGGATATTATGGCACTAAAT GATAAAACCTGGATTTTGCCCATCATACAAGGATTTGTTCAGGTGGAGCCTTGTGTTATAGGCAATGAATGTTTTACTTTGGCGTTGGTCTCTAGAAGGTCCAGGCATCGTGCTGGTACCCGTTATAAGCGACGCGGAGTTGATGACAAAGGAAATTGTGCCAATTATGTAGAAACAGAACAAATACTCTCATTCCGCCATCATCAATTGGCTTTTACACAAGTAAGAGGCTCGGTGCCAATATTTTGGTCACAGCCGGGCTACAAATATAGGCCACCACCACGTTTGGATAGGG GTGAAACTGAAACCCAGGACGCCTTTGAAATTCATTTCGTTAAGGAAATCGATATTTACGAAGGCGTGTGCATTGTTAATCTTGTGGAGCAGAGTGGCAAAGAGAAACTTATAGGTGATGCTTATGCCAAACATGTCTTGAAATACAATAACGATCGTGTCGTCTATGTGACCTTTGATTTTCATGATTATTGTCGTGGTATGCACTTTGAAAATGTCTCTACCCTTGTAGAAGCCCTAGCACCAGAAGCTGGTGCCATGGGTTTTCATTGGCGTGATCAACGTGGAGTTATCTGTAATCAAAAGTCAGTGTTTCGTGTTAATTGTATGGATTGTTTAGATCGCACAAATGTAGTGCAAACTGCTATAGGCAAAGCAGTTTTAGAATCACAACTAGTTAAATTGGGCCTATCTCCCCCCTATTCACCCATACCAGAACAGTTGAAAACCCCATTTATGGTATTATGGGCCAATAATGGCGATATTATAAGTCGTCAGTATGCGGGTACAAATGCTTTAAAG ggtGATTACACTCGCACGGGAGAACGTAAAATTAGTGGTATGATGAAGGATGGCATGAACTCAGCTAATCG ttttttcatacaaaattttgctGATACTTTTCGTCAGTGCATGATTGATTTAATGCAGGGTCAACTCAATGATGCCCAACAATTGAAAGAGGATGAGGTGTTGAGAACCATGCTACTGATTTTGTGTCCTTCAACACCAGCCCCAACACGTGGCTACTTTTATGCTGGTGTTTTACAGCCAGAAATACATTTGttggaaaatattatttataccaG TTATTACCTGGCTCGTTTTAAGGACAGCTATCGTCAGGCCACTATTGATTTAATGTTGGGCAATCCGGTTACCCCCGAATCTTTAAACGCCTTGGGGGGCCAAGCGGTCCCAGACGACAGCGATGCTTCAGAGGGCGCCGAACACGCAAAATTGCTTGTGGAGGATTGCCGTAAACTATTGTTGGGCTCAGCTCAATATCCAGTGGGTGCTTGGGGTCTTATAGATGCCGATCCTAA ttctgGTGACATAAATGAAACTGAAGTCGATACTATACTTTTGTTAACCGATGAAAGTTATATAGTGGCTGAATACGATTCACATTTAGATAAAATTGTGCGTTTTGAGAAGGTGTTGCTGCAAAATGTTACCCAAATTGAATTGGGCATGTATCAACAAACGAAAATCTTTCAAGGGTCTTCTCCGGCCATGCTATGTATAAGAATTAATTATACTTTAGAGGGTGCTGATGGTTATTTCCATATGTTTAGATCGGCTAATATACGATTCTTTAATAATACAGCTTATCCTATAAAAACTCCGGAGGAAATATCTG AATCTATGCAGTCTATTGTGGAAATGTTCCGTATTGCTTTGGATAATGTGGGTCGAGAAGATGTCAGATTTACCACAGGCGGTAATTTGCAAAGGCGTAAAAGCAAAAATCCTTTACTGGAGGTGCCAAAG cAAGGCTTGCCACGCAATCTGTCCGAATCTCAATTAATGCAAATAAGTTCAAAGGCATTTTCGAATGTCGCCGGTCAATTTTCCAAACTGGGTCAGTCCCTAAATCCTAATAAATCCAAACAAAGTGCATCCGCCTCATCATCGGCCTACAACTCAAAACGCACCTCACCTACATCCTCTAATAAAACAGCTCAAATAAATCCTCAAGTAATGCGTCAATCACAAACTTCTATTGATAAGGCCATTGAGGCAACAGAGAAACCCATGTTTACCGTTGGCCGACAACCCAAATACTCAAGTGGTTCAGATTCGGAGGAGAATGACAGCAGTATCTATGAACCAGAAATTGATTCCGACACTGAATTGGCCATATCTGCTATAACAGCAGCGGAAAAggttaattttaataatgaaaataatttcctACCCTCGGTGGGTATTGTCATGGGTAATGCTCAAGAGGCTGCCGCGGCAACTCAACAGTCACCCACATCTGCTGGTATGCAACAATTTGGCGATAAAGACAACCATGCCAAACATTTGGAAGATGTTTCGTCCATTTCTATATCGTCGGTGGCAAATAATGTGACATTTCCCACGGGTCTCTTGGAGAATGCACCGCTGGTAAGGCCCATAACACCAAATCCTCAAATTTGTGTGCAGGATGATGGGGGTAATTTTACAGCAGACGCTATGCAACAAAG ATCAATATCgccaaaagatttaaaattaccCATTAATAGCAGCAAAttaaatcaattcaaatcaaTGACAAGTCCTCTAACAAAAATAGCCAAAGGAGTACAAAATATTGGCATGAATTTGGATCCTAGAAAAATTGCCACCAAg TCTGGCGTTTTAACACCCACTACGGCTTCAGCTGAAAATTCTCCGCCCGAGCGTGGCGCTAGTAACAAACTGCAATTGGAGGAAATGTGGCAGGAGTCAAATTGTAAAACCAAATTAATTGCTTTGTAA
- the sp3 gene encoding phosphatidylinositide phosphatase SAC2 isoform X2 yields the protein MEVFQTDNFYIFVKREKSLWWNRTTSEFTIKAGWDLSSVDDIECIGITQGIVGVISLPNVYEPHLVIVKEATPIGVLYPPHLVYKIKSICLLSLDEPDAALPTCTRHASSSNTTPTHSRNSSTSSSINANLNSNANLTTAARPKLFEGNQLMNKTWGAVKSAGNTIKNTTQQAAALASNQVKSSVGIRDPSRIGKRITEELHKIFDDTDSFYFCFDHDISNNLQRHLPVGSTDQQTPDERFFWNMHMIKDIMALNDKTWILPIIQGFVQVEPCVIGNECFTLALVSRRSRHRAGTRYKRRGVDDKGNCANYVETEQILSFRHHQLAFTQVRGSVPIFWSQPGYKYRPPPRLDRGETETQDAFEIHFVKEIDIYEGVCIVNLVEQSGKEKLIGDAYAKHVLKYNNDRVVYVTFDFHDYCRGMHFENVSTLVEALAPEAGAMGFHWRDQRGVICNQKSVFRVNCMDCLDRTNVVQTAIGKAVLESQLVKLGLSPPYSPIPEQLKTPFMVLWANNGDIISRQYAGTNALKGDYTRTGERKISGMMKDGMNSANRFFIQNFADTFRQCMIDLMQGQLNDAQQLKEDEVLRTMLLILCPSTPAPTRGYFYAGVLQPEIHLLENIIYTRLNGK from the exons ATGGAAGTATTTCAAACAgataatttttacatatttgtaaAGCGTGAAAAAAGTTTATGGTGGAATCGAACAACATCGGAATTTACAATTAAAGCag GTTGGGATCTGTCTTCGGTGGATGACATTGAATGTATTGGCATAACACAGGGCATAGTAGGTGTCATCTCGTTGCCCAATGTCTATGAACCACATCTAGTGATAGTTAAAGAGGCCACTCCCATTGGTGTTTTATATCCACCAcatttagtttataaaattaaatccaTCTGTTTATTAAGTTTGGATGAACCCGATGCTGCATTACCCACTTGCACTCGACATGCTAGCAGTTCCAATACCACACCCACGCACTCGAGAAACTCTTCAACTTCATCCTCCATAAATGCTAACCTTAATTCCAATGCTAATTTGACAACTGCTGCGAGGCCCAAGCTATTCGAGGGCAATCAGTTGATGAATAAAACCTGGGGTGCTGTTAAAAGTGCTGGCAATACTATTAAGAATACTACACAACAAGCGGCTGCCTTGGCCTCTAATCAAGTCAAATCATCGGTGGGTATACGAGATCCATCACGCATTGGCAAACGTATAACGGAGGAGTTGCATAAAATATTCGATGATACggatagtttttatttttgttttgatcatGACAtctcaaataatttacaaagACATTTGCCCGTGGGCTCAACGGATCAACAGACACCAGATGAGAGATTCTTTTGGAATATGCACATGATCAAGGATATTATGGCACTAAAT GATAAAACCTGGATTTTGCCCATCATACAAGGATTTGTTCAGGTGGAGCCTTGTGTTATAGGCAATGAATGTTTTACTTTGGCGTTGGTCTCTAGAAGGTCCAGGCATCGTGCTGGTACCCGTTATAAGCGACGCGGAGTTGATGACAAAGGAAATTGTGCCAATTATGTAGAAACAGAACAAATACTCTCATTCCGCCATCATCAATTGGCTTTTACACAAGTAAGAGGCTCGGTGCCAATATTTTGGTCACAGCCGGGCTACAAATATAGGCCACCACCACGTTTGGATAGGG GTGAAACTGAAACCCAGGACGCCTTTGAAATTCATTTCGTTAAGGAAATCGATATTTACGAAGGCGTGTGCATTGTTAATCTTGTGGAGCAGAGTGGCAAAGAGAAACTTATAGGTGATGCTTATGCCAAACATGTCTTGAAATACAATAACGATCGTGTCGTCTATGTGACCTTTGATTTTCATGATTATTGTCGTGGTATGCACTTTGAAAATGTCTCTACCCTTGTAGAAGCCCTAGCACCAGAAGCTGGTGCCATGGGTTTTCATTGGCGTGATCAACGTGGAGTTATCTGTAATCAAAAGTCAGTGTTTCGTGTTAATTGTATGGATTGTTTAGATCGCACAAATGTAGTGCAAACTGCTATAGGCAAAGCAGTTTTAGAATCACAACTAGTTAAATTGGGCCTATCTCCCCCCTATTCACCCATACCAGAACAGTTGAAAACCCCATTTATGGTATTATGGGCCAATAATGGCGATATTATAAGTCGTCAGTATGCGGGTACAAATGCTTTAAAG ggtGATTACACTCGCACGGGAGAACGTAAAATTAGTGGTATGATGAAGGATGGCATGAACTCAGCTAATCG ttttttcatacaaaattttgctGATACTTTTCGTCAGTGCATGATTGATTTAATGCAGGGTCAACTCAATGATGCCCAACAATTGAAAGAGGATGAGGTGTTGAGAACCATGCTACTGATTTTGTGTCCTTCAACACCAGCCCCAACACGTGGCTACTTTTATGCTGGTGTTTTACAGCCAGAAATACATTTGttggaaaatattatttataccaGGTTGAACGGAAAATAA